A part of Deinococcus ruber genomic DNA contains:
- a CDS encoding Type 1 glutamine amidotransferase-like domain-containing protein: protein MNLLLTSAGIKNPSIHAALVNLLGKPISQATALCIPTAGYGHPHTKPSNAWRFISGHEPRCPMIELGWKSMGVLELTALPSIGKERWVPWVQEADVLLVNGGDALYLAHWMRESGLAELLPSLHETVWVGLSAGSMVMTPRIGDDFVGWKAPSGTDETLGMVDFSIFPHLDHPDLPENTMADAERWAAGLSGPAYAIDDETAIKVQGGVVELISEGHWKLFRP, encoded by the coding sequence ATGAACCTGCTGCTGACATCCGCTGGCATCAAGAACCCCAGTATCCACGCTGCCTTGGTCAATCTGCTCGGCAAGCCGATTTCTCAGGCAACGGCCCTGTGCATCCCCACCGCAGGCTATGGACACCCCCACACCAAGCCCAGCAATGCCTGGCGATTCATCAGCGGTCACGAACCCCGGTGCCCCATGATCGAGCTTGGATGGAAGTCGATGGGTGTGTTGGAACTCACGGCGCTGCCCAGCATTGGGAAGGAGCGCTGGGTGCCCTGGGTGCAGGAAGCCGATGTCCTGCTGGTGAACGGCGGCGACGCCCTGTACCTCGCTCATTGGATGCGTGAATCCGGGCTGGCCGAGTTGCTGCCTTCGCTGCACGAGACCGTCTGGGTGGGCCTCAGTGCCGGGAGTATGGTGATGACACCTCGGATTGGGGACGACTTCGTCGGGTGGAAGGCCCCCAGCGGAACTGATGAAACGCTGGGCATGGTCGACTTCTCGATCTTTCCGCATCTGGATCACCCGGACTTGCCGGAAAACACCATGGCTGACGCGGAACGGTGGGCAGCTGGCTTATCGGGGCCAGCGTATGCGATTGATGACGAAACCGCCATCAAGGTGCAGGGCGGGGTTGTAGAACTCATCTCCGAAGGCCATTGGAAGCTCTTCAGACCCTAA